A section of the Leptotrichia sp. HSP-342 genome encodes:
- a CDS encoding NUDIX domain-containing protein, with translation MEEVRPRIRVAGILIEDNKILLIQHHKNDKKYWLIPGGGNDWGETTKEALIREYKEETNMDIEVDEFLFFSETISPDKKRHVLNLFYKIHRNNKNDSIIKLGEEAVLIDLKFVTKEELETMIIYPNIKENLLKLMNNEKIRTDLGSLWND, from the coding sequence ATGGAAGAAGTTAGACCACGAATACGTGTGGCAGGAATTCTTATCGAAGATAATAAAATCCTGCTAATCCAACATCACAAAAATGACAAAAAATACTGGCTTATTCCTGGCGGTGGAAATGATTGGGGCGAAACTACAAAAGAAGCTTTAATTCGTGAATATAAGGAAGAAACAAATATGGATATAGAAGTTGATGAATTTCTGTTCTTTTCAGAAACAATTTCCCCAGATAAGAAACGTCATGTTTTAAATCTGTTTTATAAAATACACCGTAATAATAAAAATGATAGTATCATAAAATTAGGAGAAGAAGCAGTCTTGATAGATTTGAAATTTGTAACAAAAGAAGAATTGGAAACAATGATAATTTATCCAAATATTAAGGAAAATTTATTAAAACTAATGAATAATGAAAAAATAAGAACTGATTTAGGAAGTTTATGGAATGATTAA
- a CDS encoding adenine phosphoribosyltransferase — MKIEEKEKIEKLIRSVEDFPEKGVIFRDITTALKDKEGLKIIIKDFTDRYKNKGIDYVVGADARGFIFGAAIAYNIGAGFVPARKPGKLPAEVESVEYSLEYGKNSIEIHKDAFEKNSKILIVDDLLATGGTAKAMVQLVEKLEAEVYELAFMIELSDLKGREFLKGYEVYSQLKY, encoded by the coding sequence ATGAAAATAGAAGAAAAAGAAAAAATAGAAAAATTAATCCGTTCAGTAGAAGATTTTCCAGAAAAAGGAGTAATTTTTAGAGATATTACAACAGCGTTAAAAGATAAAGAAGGGCTGAAAATCATCATAAAGGATTTTACAGACAGATACAAGAATAAAGGAATAGACTATGTAGTAGGAGCTGATGCGAGGGGATTTATTTTCGGAGCTGCAATAGCTTATAATATTGGAGCAGGATTTGTTCCTGCAAGAAAGCCTGGAAAATTACCTGCAGAAGTTGAAAGTGTAGAGTATTCTTTGGAATATGGTAAAAATAGTATAGAAATCCATAAAGATGCTTTTGAAAAAAATTCGAAAATATTGATTGTTGATGATTTGCTAGCTACAGGAGGAACCGCCAAAGCAATGGTTCAATTAGTAGAAAAATTAGAAGCAGAAGTATATGAATTAGCGTTTATGATAGAATTATCAGATTTAAAAGGACGAGAATTTCTTAAAGGATATGAAGTCTATTCACAACTAAAATATTAA
- the accB gene encoding acetyl-CoA carboxylase biotin carboxyl carrier protein — protein sequence MKDKIKFIEKLAKSMNENKIESVKYEDNNFEVSLTKKRKERNIIVNSALAQPMATAPSNIPQEVQPQETSSPAPVQEASSEEISGTQITSPMVGTFYASPSPTASPFVKEGDSVTEGQTLCIVEAMKLMNEVKSTVAGKVKKILVKDKDSIKKGQTLMIIE from the coding sequence ATGAAAGATAAAATTAAATTTATTGAAAAATTAGCCAAAAGTATGAACGAAAACAAAATTGAATCAGTAAAATATGAAGATAATAATTTTGAAGTTTCATTGACTAAGAAAAGGAAAGAAAGAAATATCATAGTAAATAGCGCACTAGCTCAGCCTATGGCTACAGCACCATCAAATATTCCACAGGAAGTACAACCGCAAGAAACATCTTCTCCTGCACCAGTACAGGAAGCATCTTCTGAAGAAATTTCAGGAACACAAATCACGTCCCCAATGGTTGGTACTTTTTATGCATCACCATCGCCAACAGCATCTCCGTTTGTAAAAGAAGGAGATTCCGTTACAGAAGGACAGACACTTTGTATAGTAGAGGCAATGAAACTTATGAATGAAGTAAAATCAACAGTTGCAGGAAAAGTAAAAAAAATACTTGTTAAAGACAAGGATAGTATAAAAAAAGGTCAGACATTAATGATTATTGAATAA
- the folD gene encoding bifunctional methylenetetrahydrofolate dehydrogenase/methenyltetrahydrofolate cyclohydrolase FolD, whose amino-acid sequence MTIIDGKALSEKILREIEQEHSELEKKVGRKAGLAVIIVGDNPASQIYVRNKIKACERVGFHSETIRLDENITEENLLSEIKKLNNNNNVDGILVQLPLPEHIDELNIINAISAEKDVDGFHTTNIGKMMIGDKSGFLPCTPAGVIQMFEEYNIDLKGKDVLVIGQSNIVGKPMTLLLMRKHATVQTCNSKTKNLSEKLQRADVVIAAAGYPKLVKTTDVKEGVVVIDVGINRVDGKLCGDVDFEEVSKKASFITPVPGGVGPMTIAMLIKNTFKSYNQKMNK is encoded by the coding sequence TAATTGATGGAAAGGCACTTTCAGAAAAGATTTTGAGAGAAATTGAACAGGAGCATAGTGAACTGGAAAAAAAAGTTGGCAGAAAAGCTGGACTTGCGGTAATTATAGTAGGAGACAATCCTGCTTCACAAATTTATGTAAGAAATAAAATAAAAGCTTGTGAAAGAGTCGGATTTCATTCTGAAACAATTAGACTTGATGAAAATATTACAGAAGAAAATTTACTTTCAGAAATAAAAAAATTAAATAATAACAACAATGTAGACGGAATTTTGGTACAATTACCACTTCCTGAACATATTGATGAATTAAATATTATAAATGCAATTTCAGCCGAAAAGGATGTTGATGGATTTCATACGACAAACATTGGTAAAATGATGATTGGAGATAAATCAGGATTTTTACCTTGCACACCAGCTGGAGTGATTCAGATGTTTGAAGAATATAATATTGATTTGAAAGGAAAAGATGTCCTTGTGATTGGACAAAGTAATATTGTGGGAAAACCAATGACACTTTTATTAATGCGAAAGCACGCAACGGTTCAAACTTGTAATTCAAAAACAAAAAATCTATCTGAAAAATTACAAAGAGCCGATGTAGTAATAGCAGCCGCAGGTTATCCAAAATTAGTAAAAACAACTGATGTAAAGGAAGGTGTCGTTGTAATTGATGTTGGAATAAACCGTGTAGATGGGAAACTGTGTGGAGATGTGGATTTTGAGGAAGTTTCTAAAAAAGCCTCTTTCATTACTCCAGTTCCCGGTGGTGTTGGTCCGATGACAATTGCAATGCTAATAAAGAATACATTTAAATCATACAATCAAAAAATGAATAAATAA
- a CDS encoding hemolysin family protein — protein MEEKRILLDIVLLLVLLFFTSFLSAAESALSSLKQIHLKSDSKEKEKTKESELLKLWLENPNELLTTLLFVKTISYSSMVFTGVYLIKRIYAENLFVGISFFVLIVLILIFSEMVPRLIARNNIYGVSRTLIIPLNTIRIVLKPLIRLFIHISRFIVGIFKIKVKDQMFEITEDEILTFLKAGTESGVFEEGEEEMITSIFEFSETTVKEILTPRRDVFALEAESKIDDVWDEILDQGFTRIPIYTETIDKIVGTVHMKDLLRYDKQTGENPLIKDFMKEAYFVPITKSLIELLEEFKLKQLHMAIVIDEYGGTQGIVTIEDLLEEIVGEIRDEFDQEEENIQQIREKIFDIKGDTPIEEVNDKLNIEIPLSEEYDTISGYIQDKLGKVADVFDQVKGDKFILKVTDMDNKRVERIRAIIIDQEEEKEE, from the coding sequence TTGGAAGAGAAGAGGATTTTGTTAGATATTGTTCTATTATTGGTTTTATTGTTTTTTACATCGTTTTTATCAGCTGCAGAGTCAGCATTATCATCGCTTAAGCAGATACATTTAAAAAGTGATTCAAAAGAAAAGGAGAAAACAAAGGAAAGCGAACTTTTAAAGCTTTGGCTGGAAAATCCGAATGAATTACTTACAACACTTCTGTTTGTGAAGACAATCTCTTATTCTTCAATGGTTTTTACAGGAGTTTACTTAATAAAAAGAATTTATGCAGAAAATCTTTTTGTAGGAATTTCATTTTTTGTGTTAATTGTTCTTATCCTGATATTTTCTGAAATGGTACCGAGGCTGATAGCAAGAAACAACATCTACGGAGTTTCTAGAACATTAATAATTCCGTTAAATACAATACGAATTGTATTAAAACCGTTAATTCGCTTATTTATACATATTTCAAGATTTATTGTTGGAATATTCAAGATAAAGGTAAAAGATCAAATGTTTGAAATAACAGAAGATGAAATTTTAACATTTTTAAAGGCGGGAACAGAAAGCGGTGTATTTGAAGAAGGCGAAGAGGAAATGATTACCAGTATTTTTGAATTTTCCGAAACAACAGTCAAGGAAATACTTACTCCACGAAGAGATGTATTTGCATTGGAAGCAGAAAGCAAAATAGACGATGTATGGGATGAAATTTTAGATCAAGGATTCACACGTATCCCAATTTACACAGAAACAATCGACAAAATAGTAGGAACAGTCCATATGAAAGATTTACTCCGTTACGATAAGCAAACTGGAGAAAATCCTCTAATAAAGGATTTTATGAAAGAAGCCTATTTTGTTCCAATCACAAAATCTTTGATTGAACTGCTAGAGGAATTCAAGTTAAAGCAGCTTCATATGGCAATAGTTATTGATGAATATGGAGGAACACAGGGAATTGTAACAATTGAAGATTTGCTGGAGGAAATTGTTGGAGAAATAAGAGATGAATTTGATCAGGAAGAAGAAAATATTCAGCAAATTCGTGAAAAAATATTTGATATAAAAGGAGACACCCCTATTGAGGAAGTAAACGATAAATTGAATATAGAAATTCCTTTATCTGAAGAATACGATACAATCTCAGGATACATTCAAGATAAACTTGGAAAAGTCGCTGATGTTTTTGATCAGGTAAAAGGTGATAAATTTATATTAAAAGTGACTGATATGGATAATAAACGTGTTGAAAGAATAAGAGCGATTATTATTGATCAGGAGGAAGAAAAGGAAGAATAA